TTGCAAAAAATGCCTTGAGATACCCAATATCTTGCCAATAAGCAGAGTGGGAGGATTACAAACAGATCGGGGTTTATTCATGACACTCATTCACCTAAAACTGTGAATTGTCTTTCATGTAATGACGTGTCACGGTCTATGACTCCAATTACCTCTTTAATTTCAAAGGAATATTTGCTCCCTCGTATACCCACTCAGGAAGATTATCATTGTCCTGCATTACAGATTTTTCCTAAGGCTTATCTGCTAGAATTGATGATTAAATGGCGCTTCTGCCACCAACCTCCGTGACCACtgccccgggcagcctgggACGTGTATAAAAGAGCTGAGGGCTTCACAGCCCTCTATCCACTCGGCTTTGCTTGACTCTCCTGATCAACAGGGTAAgtccagctcctggcagccccTTGGggatctctccctgcctccctgcctccctcgATACAGCCCCTTCCCCGCACCTCTGCCTAATCCCCGGTGTCTTTGCCAGGACTCCTTGCCTGCCTGAAAGATGTCCTGCACCAGCCTGTGCAACACCTCCTGTGGGgtggccgccccggccccgctggctGACACCTGCAACGAGCCCTGCGTGCGGCAGTGCCCTGACTCCACCGTGGTGATCCAGCCGCCACCCTCGGTGATCACCTTCCCCGggcccatcctcagctccttcccgcaGCACAGTGTTGTTGGCTCAGCGGGAGCTCCCGGTGTTGGCGGAGGCTACGGCGGCACTTTTGGAGGCCGTGGTGGTTTTGGaggctatgggggctatggtggctatgggggctatgggggctatgggggctatggaTACGGTGGTTGGGGCCGAGGCTGCGGATACCTCAGGGGCAGCTGTGGACCCTGCTAAGCTCCACAACACTTGATCCTGCCACAGAAGTAGACGAGGACCTGAAAAGGCCGTGGCACATCCCAACACAACGCTCGAAGGAAGGATATTGCTTTGGCACAGCTGGGCCCCAGAGCTTGGACGCCTTGTGCGTGCTTGTGGCCTtactctgcctttcttcctgccCTGCTTGAGCATCCCTTCACGTCTTGTTGCACCCTGATGACAGTGACCCGCGCTGGGTGCCTGCTCCTGGGGCACGGCTGACGCTCGTTGTTGCTCTGCCCACTGCCAGGAGACAGCGGAAGGCCCTGGCCAGGACTCTGCTCTTgtcccagctcccccctcccctggaACTGCAATAAAAGCTCTGTTGCATCACAATGTCGACCCatgatgctttttcttcaccCTTCCTTCCGCCTTCCCACTTCCCCCAGACCTCGTGGCACGTGGGCTGCTTGAATCTCCCACGGTGATGCCCTTGGACCATTTGGGCAGTTTGCTCCGGGTGCTACAGCTGAGGATGACAGTCCCACCTGGGTCTTGTGCAGCACATTGCACTGAgcttcctctgctctcccacCGGCCGTAAGCACAGCACGTTCCCAGAGCTCCCTTTGAACACGTGCAAGTGCCACAGGTGACTGGCAGAAGCTCTTCCCAATgctctgcaaaaccagcacGCCGGGCCTTACCTCCTTTCATTGGCTTGTTGTTGGTCACCTCTGGAGGTCCAGGGAAGTGGAGGCGCAAACACTGCATGGACGGGGCTGCTGCCCGATGCTGACCATGCACCTGTGCCCAGCTAGAGGTGAGGGCACTGGCATGAgggaagacacacacacagcaaCTTTTCCCAAGTTTCTCCTCAGAGCCATGAAGAGGCCGCGAGTATGCAGTCACACGAAGCATAAAGCTCTTTGTGGAGGAGGTtgggctgcctgccttcctgaggtccctctctgccccagctgTCTCCTCATGGTGTGATCCCTGCACTGCAAGGTGCTCTTGGGCAGAGACAGTTCTGGCCACAGCCATTGTGGAGGGCAGTGGGACACCTCTTGGGTCCCTGATGCTGACCTCCAGGAAAGATGTGTCATCCGCAATTGTCAACACAGGGGATGGgaaagaaggcagcaaaacGTCAAGATCAGACACTCTTTTCCCTCACTGCCTGGAGAGAAGCTCGCACATCTCATCTTGCCTTTGAGGATTTGTCTGCACGTGCACATCCTCCCATGTGGCAAGGTCAGCCTGCACTGAGTCTCAGCCATCTGCCCATTCCTGGCTGAGGAGGTGTCCCCTGTGTGTCTGCTGAGGGAACAGTGCTGGGAGTGGGGTTTGGTGACCCCGTTTACAGCGGCTGAGGCTGGGGGCTTTGGCGGGCTGTGGCAGCGTGGGCTGCTTTGTGGGCTCATGTGTGAGGAAGAGTGGGGATGGGCCAGCAAATTTGTAGCACAACAGGGGGTGGTGGGAAGCTCTGCTGTCGTTCCTGGGCACAGCGTGTCCACAGGTAGCAGGGGGGTGACACAGGGAATCCCGAGAAGAGCTTCTACTCCACCGGTGGTGGCAAGGTGATGCCAACATGGGTCCAACCAGCAGTGgaagatggaggaaaaataagaaaaggagggggtggaggtttgcagtgctgcagagtaCAGGAGCCCAAAGTGTGGAGAAGAAATCgagggcagagagggagaagctGTTGTTGAACAAGACAAGTACGGCCCCGGCTGCAGGTGACCATCTGGCAGAGGGACATGCTGCCAAGGGCCGGCAGGAGGAAGCGAGGCAGCTCCCGCAGGCCACCCTGCAGAGGCCCTGGGTGGCAGCTGGCTAGGACAGCCCGGGGAgccaaggctgctgctgggagcgTTGCCTACAGAGGAAGGTTGAAGAAAACAACCATGGGACAACACTGCGATGCAACAGAGATTTTATTGCAGTTCCAGGGGAGCGGGGAGTTGGGACAAGAGCAAAGCACTGGTGGGGGCTTTCCCCTGTCTCCTGGCAGTGGGCAGAGCAACAACGAGCATCAGCCGTGCCACAGGAGCAGGCACCCAGCATGATGCTGCGTTGTCAAAGAGCAGCAAGTCTTGAAGGGATGCTCAAGCAGggcaggaagaaaggcagagtgGGCCCCACACATGCACGAGGCATCCAAGCTCTGGGGCCCAGCTGTGCCAAAGCAATGTCCTTCCTTCAGGTGTTGTGTTGGGATGTGCCATGGTCTTTTCAGGTCCTCGTCTTCTTCTGTGGCCAGGTCAAGTGTTGTGGAGCTTAGCAGGGTCCACAGTTGCCATTGAGGTACCTGTggcctctgccccagctcccatATCCACAACCGCCAAATCCTCCGTAGCCGCCATAACCTCCATAGCCCCCATAACCTCCATAGCCCCCACAGCTCCCATAGCCTCCATAACCCCCATAGCCCCAAAGGCCTCCATAGCCaccatagcccccatagccccaAAGGCCTCCATAGCCaccatagcccccatagcccccatagcccccatagcctCCATAGCCTCCATAGCCTCCAAAACCACCACGGCCTCCAAAAGTGCCGCCGTAACCCCAGCCAACGCCGGGAGCACCCGCTGAGCCAACAACActctgctgtgggaaggagctgaggatgggccCGGGGAAGGTGATCACCGAGGGTGGCGGCTGGATCACCACCGTGGAGTCAGGGCACTGCCGCACGCAGGGCTCGTTGCAGGTGTCagccagcggggccggggcggccacCCCACAGGAGGTGTTGCACAGGCTGGTGCAGGACATCCTTGTGTTCAGCAGGTGATGCTGCAAGAAAGGACAGAGCTCCGGGTCAGTGTCAGGCCCAATCCCAAAACCCTCCTGTCTCTCTCACACTTGGAACCTGTGTCCCAGGACAGGCTCTGGATCCTCTCCGGCAGTCACAGCAAGAAGAGGCTCCACAGTTCAAATGCTGGTATGAACCAGTGTTTGCCATGGTGCGCCCTGGGCCTGGCTTGAccaaagggaacagaaaatcTCCCTCAAccaaagcaaatggaaaatgaaCATCTCCCAAAGGATTTGAGTCTCTTGGTGTACTCAGAGCATTGTACCCACAAGGTTAAATTCCCATCCTTTCCATAGCTCTGAAACAGCACGATCCCATCCTTACTATGCCCGATGAAAGCGTGGTGGAGCCCCAAGCAAACGATGCCTCAGGAAAGCCACtgctgaggaaggagagagggaggtaAGACTTGCACTTACCACAGTGATCAGAGAGGCAAGTGGGAGAAGATGGATAGCCAGCTGTGAAGCCCTCAGCTCTTATATACATGTCGCCGACTGACCGAGGAATCGCCCAAGGCGTGGTGGTAATAACCCCATGTAATCATGAGATCAAGTGGACAAAATTCATGACATAAATAGCGATATGAGATAATTAAGTGCCTCCTCATTGGGGACACTGGAACACAAATGTGCCCCGGAGAAAAAAGAGGTAATGGGAGGGACAGGACATGACACATCATTACATCAAAGACAAGGCGTTACTGTAGCTGAACTCGCGGCACCAATAAACCCCAATCTGTCCCTAATCCTTCACTTTGCTTGCACAGAAGAATTCTGGGCATCTTGCAGAAGATTGCTGTTCCCAACCACGCCAcactcagcagagcagagccaggcgCCCATGGCCGGCAGTGCCCAGCgtgcctctgcctgtgcctgtggGGAGCACGGCCACGTGCAGCCTGGCTCTGGGTGGGCGCTCGGCCAGcctctcctggcacagccctCAATGCCCCGCTGAGTGATTGAGCTCCTCCAGAGAGGGCTTGGCGAGAACCGTGCTCACAGGCACGAGGCTGAAGGAGCCG
The sequence above is drawn from the Falco naumanni isolate bFalNau1 chromosome 20, bFalNau1.pat, whole genome shotgun sequence genome and encodes:
- the LOC121080070 gene encoding claw keratin-like; the protein is MSCTSLCNTSCGVAAPAPLADTCNEPCVRQCPDSTVVIQPPPSVITFPGPILSSFPQHSVVGSAGAPGVGGGYGGTFGGRGGFGGYGGYGGYGGYGGYGGYGYGGWGRGCGYLRGSCGPC
- the LOC121080065 gene encoding claw keratin-like isoform X4, which gives rise to MSCTSLCNTSCGVAAPAPLADTCNEPCVRQCPDSTVVIQPPPSVITFPGPILSSFPQQSVVGSAGAPGVGWGYGGTFGGRGGFGGYGGYGGYGGYGGYGGYGGYGGYGGYGGFGGCGYGSWGRGHRYLNGNCGPC
- the LOC121080065 gene encoding claw keratin-like isoform X3, whose product is MSCTSLCNTSCGVAAPAPLADTCNEPCVRQCPDSTVVIQPPPSVITFPGPILSSFPQQSVVGSAGAPGVGWGYGGTFGGRGGFGGYGGYGGYGGYGGYGGYGGYGGLWGYGGYGGFGGCGYGSWGRGHRYLNGNCGPC
- the LOC121080065 gene encoding claw keratin-like isoform X2, with product MSCTSLCNTSCGVAAPAPLADTCNEPCVRQCPDSTVVIQPPPSVITFPGPILSSFPQQSVVGSAGAPGVGWGYGGTFGGRGGFGGYGGYGGYGGYGGYGGYGGYGGYGGYGGYGGFGGCGYGSWGRGHRYLNGNCGPC
- the LOC121080065 gene encoding claw keratin-like isoform X1, with protein sequence MSCTSLCNTSCGVAAPAPLADTCNEPCVRQCPDSTVVIQPPPSVITFPGPILSSFPQQSVVGSAGAPGVGWGYGGTFGGRGGFGGYGGYGGYGGYGGYGGYGGYGGLWGYGGYGGYGGLWGYGGYGGYGSCGGYGGYGGYGGYGGYGGFGGCGYGSWGRGHRYLNGNCGPC